The Methanobrevibacter sp. TLL-48-HuF1 genomic sequence ATCAAACATAGGATGTGTCAATTTTGCAATAAACATTGTTGGAACACCGTGAATTGCAGTACATTTTTCCTTTTGAATAGCTGAAAGAGCTAAAAGCGGATCAAATTCCTCCAGCATTACAATAGTTGAACCATGTGTGATTACTGCCATGACTCCTAAAACTGAACCGAAACAATGGAATAAAGGTACCTGAATACATAATCTGTCTTCTTCAGAGAAGTTCATGTTTTCCCCGATGTAATATCCGTCATTTAAGATGTTTCTGCTGGTAAGCATTACTCCTTTTGGGAAACCTTCTGTACCGCTGGTATACTGCATATTTACTACATCATTATTGTCAAATTCTTTTTTGATTTCTTTTAGGATTACATCATCCTGATTTTGACCTAACAATAATAATTCATTAGTGTTATACATTCCTCTGTGTTTATCCTGACCTACATGAATAACATGTTTTAAAAATGGGAATTTTTCAGAATTTAATTTTCCTCTCTGACAGGTTTTAAGTTCAGGCACTAACTCATAGATTATATCAATATAATTATTGTCTCTGAATCTGTCAGTTAGAGCTAAAGCTTTCATATCTGACTGTTTAAGAATATATTCCAGTTCATGACTTTTATAAGCAGTATTTACAGTTACTAAAACAGCTCCTATTTTAGCTGTTGCAAACATGAAAGTCAACCATTCGGGAACATTTTTAGCCCATATTCCTACATGGTCCCCTTTTCCAACACCAATAGATAATAATCCTTTAGCTAAATTGTTAGCCCTTTCATTAAATTCAGAATATGTGAATCTCAAGTTTCTATCAGGATAAATTAAAAATTCATGGTCCGGAAGTCTTTCTACTTGTTTTTCAAAAAAATCTGCTAGCGTGTCTTCACTGAATAACATTTTTTTAACTCCTGAAATTAAATTTAATCTACCGGTGTGTATATTACAGCTAAGATTTTTGCTGTTTCATCATTGGAACTGTGTACATGGTGAGATACAATTGAATCATAGTAAATACTGTCACCAGTTTCTAAAACATAGTTATTCTGACCATAAATAACTTCAATTGTTCCTTCAAGAACATAGAGGAATTCTTCACCTTCGTGAGAGCTGAGTTCATGGCTTTCTTCAGCATCCACTTTAAAGTCAATGATAAAAGGTTCCATATTTCTGTCACTTTTTCCGGCAGCCAATGAGTAGAATTCCAGATTACTGTCATCTGTCTTGTTTTCATCACCTGAAAAGTATACAACTTTATCGCTTTTTCCTTTTCTAACGACTAAAGGTCCTGTTTGTTCATCATCATCAATAAAAGTACCTATTCTAACACCAAGTACTCTAGCTATTTTGGTTAAAGGAGTAAGAGATGGTATAATTTCCCCGTTTAATATTTTCTCAACCAATTCTATGTTAACATCACTGTCATTAGCTAATTCTTCAAGTGATACATTTCTAACTTCCATTAAAGTTTTAATTTTTTCTCCAATTTTATTTTTATTAGGCATCTTTTTCCACCATTAACTCTTTAATATAAAAATAATATGTTGTTTATAATTAATAAAAGTATTTTTTAGACACTTAAAAATAAAATTATATAGTGAAAATTATTAAAAAATAATATATAATTCATATAAGTGATTGTTATGCCGCCTTCAAAAGAAGATATTTTATTAACTTATTTAGGTAAAAGAGATGCAAATAGAAACTTATCAAATACTCCAAAACCTGATGAAAATCTTGTATATAAAGCAACAATTGAAAACTACTCCTATAAAGCTGGAAAATGGATTGTAGTTATAGTAATTTTAAGTTTTATCATGACATTATTTGCAGGGATAGGCAGTCTGATACTTTCCCTGTTTGTTCTGGCTGTTGTGTTTGTTTATTATTATGGAATTAAAAGATCACTGCAAAATAAACAAAGCAATAGAACAAGATATTACTGTACAAACTGCAATCATGCATTTGTAGGTCCTAAACCTTACTGTGAAGAATGTGGAATTCAGCTTAACTGTGACAGAAATATGTATAAATGCAGATGCTGCGGACAAACATTTATCGGAAAAAGAAAAATCTGTCCACACTGTAAAGGGAAACTATACTATTAAATAACCTGCACTAATTTAAGCAATACAATCAGTATTACAATTATCACCAAAGCGCTTTTTAATAAACAGAATGGGTTTTTCAAACTAATAACCTCTAAACATGTTTGATATTTGTATAATCAGATATTTCACTATTGAATGTAGCTAAATTTGAAACATTCAAATCATGAATATCATTGTGTCCTGTTATTCTTGCAAAAGTTTTAATTTCTTCAAGACTTGCATTAAGATAATTAGTTAATCTTTTTGCTCCAATATCTATTTTTAATCTGGAACGCAGTTCTTTATCCTGTGTTGCAACTCCCACAGGACATTGTCCTTTATCACATAATTTATATTGCTGACATGCCACTGCAATTAAACTGGCCGAAGCTATAGCTATTGCATCTGCCCCCATAGCTAAGGCTTTTGCAAAGTCACTGGAAACTCTTAAACCCCCAGTAATTACCAGATCAATATCCAAATCATGTTCATCAAGATATTTTCTGGCCCTATACAATGCAAATATTGTTGGAACGCTTGTTGCATCTCTAACTAATAAGGGACTGGCTCCAGTAGCACCTCCTCTTCCGTCAATTGTAATAAAATCAGGTTTGACATAACTAATAAATTCCAAATCATTTTCAATGTATCCTGCAGCTATTTTAATACCTATCGGACAGCCTTCAGATTTTGATCTTAATTCATCTACCAGATTTTTTAAATCTTTCTTAGAATTAATATTCGGGAATCTTGATGGAGATATTATGTCTTCACCTGCTTTTTTACCTCTTACTTTAGCTATTTCAGGCGTTACTTTATCTCCAGGCAATAATCCTCCCATTCCTGGTTTTGTTGCCTGACCTATTTTAATTTCAATTGCATCTGAAGTTTTTAAGTTTTCATCAGTTACTGAATACTGGTTGGGAACATATTCAAAAATGTATTTATATGCTGTATTTTTAACTTCCGGCAGTATTCCCCCTTCTCCGCTACACATTGCAGTTTTAGCATTGAAACTTCCTTTAGCTAAAGCAACTTTACTTTCCTTAGACAAAGCTCCATAAGACATATGGGATACATATATTGGACTTTCAATAACCAGTGGCTTTTTAGCATTTTTACCTATTATAGTTGTAGTTGATACTTCAGCATCTTCTTCTAAAGGCATTGGATTTAACTGGTTTCCTAAAATAAGAATATCATCCCAATTTGGCATTGGCAATGCTGTAGCCATTGGTGCTGTAATGGGTTTTCCGGAATCACATAACTTATAAATAGTGTCCATATGCCTTACTGATTCATCATTTCTGATGTACTGTTCCGGAAATGAAATTAGCCAGTTATTTTCATTTGTTTCAATTGGTTCAAAGTTAGATATATCTGATTTGCAATCAGGACACTCCTTAAGGTCTTTTAATGGTATTTTTTCACTTTTTTCATCATGAATATAATTACAAACCTTACACTGATATGTCCCATATTTTACTTTTTGGATTGCTTTGAATTTTGATAGCGGCGATCCGCATACTGGGCATTTTCCAAGTTTAATAAGTACCGAACCCTCTTTTTCTTCATCATAAACATAATGGCAGACTTCACATTCATATGTCTTATAGACTGTATCTTCTTCCATTACTTCAAAATTAGAAACATCTGATCCGCAATCAGGACATTTTTCAAGTTCTTTAAAGGATTTGCCTTCTTTTTCTTCATCATGAATATAACCACATATCTGACACTGGTATTTCATTTTACCAACTCCACCATAATTAATATATTATATAACTTTAACAATAATATAAATATTTTTGTATAATATAATTAATTCAATGTTAAAAAAAGTAAAAGTTTATAACTGTTTAATTGAATAAATAAAATATACTATGAACAATAAATCTTTCTGGAACAGATATGCATCAGTTTATGATAAAATTATAGGCAATAAAATAAACAATAAAGAGCTGTTTAATTTTATTTTAAAATACACAGGCAAAGACGACAGATTAATAGAGGCAGCCTGTGGAACTGGTGCTTTTACCTGTTTATTATCACCAAATTTAGGAGAAATAATTGCATTTGACTATTCTGAAGAAATGGTTAAAAAAGCTAAAAACAAAACTAAAAACTTAAACAATGTTGAAGTTTCTGTTGGAGATTTAAATAATATAAATTATGAAGACAATTATTTTGATGTGGCTCTGGCTGCCAATGTGTTGCACTTATTGGATAAACCTGAAACAGCTATCAGTGAACTTACACGTGTTGTTAAGGATAACGGAATTTTAATACTTCCTACTTATGTAAAAGGAAATACTTTTCAGCGTCTGATGCTTAAAACATTGAAATTATTTGTTTTTGAAAGTAATGAATGGTCCAAAAATGAATATTTGTGTTTTTTAAAAAATCATAATCTTGAAATTCTTGATTATGATGTGTTTAATGCAGGCCAGCCCTTATGTGTAGCCATTATCAAAAATTCCAAATAATTTTTTCTACAATAGACTTTTTTAAAATTATGTAATTTTATTTTAATCAAAATAACGATTGATTTAATTGTATACAATAGACTTTTTATTAAAATAATTAAAGCTTTCTTAAAAATTTAAAAAAAATAATAAGTGTATGAAATTAAAATTTGTCTTCGAAATAATTTCCAAGTTTTTGGTATATGTACAATAGAGAATATAAATGCTGCAATCCCTATTATTGAACATAAAACAACAGGGATGCATTCAATAATGCAAATGCATTAATAATTGTTGCATATCAGACAGAACCAATTCATTAAAACTAAATGAATCCAAATCTATCTGAAAATTCATAGTAAGATAAAAATCCGTCACGGTTTGAGTCAAGACTTTCAAATTCAGAAATGATTACTTCTTCAGGAGAATAACCGTCCCAAAATGAATCCTCCATTATATATTCAGTTAATTCTTCAAATTCATCAATACTAAGTTTTCCGTCATGATTCGTATCCAGTTCATTAAAAGTGTCAGAATAAGGATTTGTACCTAATCTGGCATAGAATTCCTCAGTGGTAAGTGTTGAATTTGGTAAATTTTTAACTATATCTTGAAGTTTCTTAATATCACTGTCTTCTTTACAGCTTGCTTTAAAAAGTTTATCACCTGCAGAGAAATAAAAAACATTAAAATCATCCGAAGATTTTGAATAGATAACTAAAACATCACGGTGGTACAGAGTCATTTTAGTGAGGCTTGAATTTTTAATTGTATTTTGCTCATCAGGCAATGAGTTATCCTGAATCAAATCAATGCCAAATTTGTCTGTATGGTAACCTGTATTATCTGGAGTAAACTCCCCATTTGACGGAACACTAAATTTAACTCCACCTAAAAAGATTTCTTTAGATGAATCAGCTGCAAAAACAGCTGAAACTGAAATTAAAAATATAACTGCAACCAGAATCGCATATGTTTTTTTCATAATATCCCACATTTATTGATTATATCACATTAAAGTAAATAAAAATTAGTATTTTTTAACTAAACTGATTTGTTTAATTATGTGATGCATTATTTAATTGAATTGAAAAACAAGTATTGAAAATATAAAAGAAAAAATTAATTTAAGATATATTAATATCCGAGTAAAATTTTAATGCCTATTAAAATCAGGACCACACCACCAAGAATTTCAAATTTGTCTCCGAAATAATTTCCAAGTTTTTTTCCAATGAAAATACCTGCAATACTGAATATAAATGCCACAATTCCTATTATTGTACATGGAAGCAACAGGGACATATTCAGTAATGCAAATGTAATTCCAACAGCAAATGCATCAATACTTGTTGCAACAGCCAGCAAAGTCAATTCCTTAAAGCTAAAAGTATCCATAATATCTTCATCATCACTACCTAAGCTTTCACGAATCATGTTTAATCCGATAGCCAAAAGCAGGAAAAATGCAATCCATGGAGCTACAGTTGATACAAATGAACTGATTGTTGTACCGCAAATGTATCCGATTACAGGCATCATAAACTGGAAAAAACCAAAAAATAGTCCATAATATAAAATCTGTGATTTTGTCAGGTTTTTTTGTGTAAATCCCTTTGTCAGGGAAACACTAAATGCATCCATTGCCAGAGCAATAGCTATTATAATGATTGAAATTAAAGCTGTATCCATATTATTCTCCGATTAAAATATTCTCTTCAATATACAGTTTTATTTCTGATAGATAATATAGATTATTAATTTAAAAAAAATAAGAAAAAAATAAGTAAATACTTATTTTCTTTTTACAATAACAACAGCAGCAATTATAATCAATGCTATTGCCAATATAGCTATTGGAAGGCCTGTAGAGGCATCAATCCCAATGTCGTTTAAGTTTTCATCAGTACTGTTTTCAATAGCTGGCGGTTCTACTGCTTTTTTACCTACACTTAAAGGCACCTGTGTTGAATTAGCCAAATAATTGTCATCACCGCTGTAATTAACATTAACAATATATGATCCTTTTGCTAAATCAGGAACAGTGACAGTAGTTTTTCCGTCAATCAACTGATTAGTATAACTTTTATCATAAACAGTAACCTTTACAGAACCGGTAGCACCAGCAGGCAAACTAACATGAACAACTGCATTTTCACCTTCTTTTACATCCTTAGCAGAAACGGAAATTGGTGCATTATGTTTTCCTACACTAAAACTTGAAGTGTTTGTACTTGGCAGATAGTTTTCATCTCCGTCATAACTGGCTAAAACATCATAAGAACCACTAGCCAAATTATCTATCTTAAAAGTAGTTAATCCTTTATCAATAGGAGCTGAATATGTTTTGCCGTCAACAGTTATAGTTATACTTCCAGTTGCATCTTCATTAACCCGTACAGTTATCTTTTCGCTGTCTCCCATAGCAATATTGTTTGTATTAACAATAATTGTAGAGTTTGCCTTGGTTTTTTCATTAGCTTTAACAGGGACAGATGCAGAAGCACCAGGTTTTTCTACATTAAAACTTGAAGTGTTTGTACCTGGAAGATAGTTTTCATCTCCGTCATAACTGGCTAAAACATCATAAGAACCACTAGCCAAATTATCTATCTTAAAAGTAGCTATTCCCTTGTCAATAGGGGCGGAATAATTTTTGCCATCAACAGATATGTTAATAACTCCAGTTGCATCTTCATTAACATGTACAGTTATCTTTTCAATATCTCCTACAGTAATATTACTTGCATTAACAATAATTGTAGAATCGGCTTTCATACTATCATCTACAGCAACTATTGTTGGAATAATCAATAAGAGCAAAATGAATAGTAAAATAATATATTTTATTTTGTTCATTTTTTAACCTCCACTAATAAATAGTGATTAAAGGATACTATGTTTATTATAATATTAAAAATTTACTTAAAAAACAGGAAAACAATGAAAAAAATTATTCGCATTTTCTTAATGAAATCATTATGTTTAAAGTCATAACAATAGAATAACTGCTTTTTAAATTAATTATATCTGCTCCATATCATCCATTCCCCATAGTAAAAACCTGTTTACAGATAATTTCAGCTAAATTATTATAATTTTTAATTGCCTACATCAAATTATTCAGAAAAATTACAGTTGAAAAAAATCTATTGTAGACATATATTTCAAGTGTAAAAAATCTATTGTATAGGAAATTATTTTATAAAATCAAAAACAAAATACCAGTAACGACAAAAGGAATTAATAAAATGAATATTTTAATTGACGGAGCAGGTGCAGTAGGATTAGGATTAGGTGCATCTATGCTTTCACAAAAAGCAAATGTATCCTTTTATGCAACAGGAAAAACAGCTACTGCAATTAAAGAAAACGGACTTGAAAGAACAGGATTATTCCACCATTACTCTTTTACACCTGATGAATATCAAGTATATGATGATTATAAAGACATTCCTGAAAAAACTTTTGATTATGTTTTTATATGCAGTAAAACAGTAGCTAATGAGGATATAAGTAAAAAATTAGCTAAAAATAAAGAAATCTTGAAAGATAACTGTAAAATAATCATATTCCAGAATGGATTTGCTAATGATGAACCTTTTTTAAGATATTTTTCCAAAGATGAAGTATACTGTGCAAGAGTAATTACAGGTTTTTCACGACCTCAAAGACATATCAGTGAAATAACTGTATACACAGAACCTATACTTTTAGGATCACTTCAAAATGCAGATCCTGACTGTTTAGAAAAAATAGCTCAAATGATTACAGCATCAGGAATTAAATGTGAAACAACAACAGAAATTGATAAATATTTATGGGCTAAAATGCTTTATAACTGTGCTCTAAATCCATTAGGAGTAATTCTTAACTGCACATATGGTAAATTAACTGAAAATGAATACTCTAAAAATATTATGAACAGTATTATAGATGAAATATTTGCAGTTATCAAAAAAAGTGAATACTCCACATTATGGGATTCACCGGATGAATATAAAAAATTATTCTACTCAAAACTAGTTCCAGATACATATAACCATTATTCATCAACATATCAGGATATTCAAAAGAAAATAAAAACCGAAATCGATACATTAAATGGAAGCGTTATTCGGTTAGGTGAAAAATATGATGTTGATGTAAGCACAAATAAAATTATTTATAACTTAATCAAATCAATAGAATCAGAATTTTAAGGTTTATTAGTTATTTTTTCCAATAAACTAATAATCTTATTATTCTGTTCAATAAGAATATCCATTTTTCTTGCTTGTGATGCAAGTAAATGTCCGTTAACATTATCCAATCTTGCAACACAGTTTCTATCATATAGTTTATATAATTCTTCAGCTACTCTTAAATCCCTTGCATAATCTCCAGTTTTATAGTATCCTCTTTTTTTATGTTTAGTTATATTTGATGCAGGTTTGTTTAAAGAATTCAGATTAATAAGTCTTGATCCACAATCAATACAATAATTGCTGTTATTATCTTCGTATTTACTGCCACATCTTGGACATTCTTTCATTTAATCACCTTTTTAACGCCACCAAAATATGTAATAATTGTTTCTTTCAGTACTTGGTGTTGAAACATAATATGACTGGTCATTTGTCTGTTCACTATCATACTCCTGTTTTGCTTCATTTAATATTCCATAAAAGGTACTTGTGTCATATGAAGAATCAGGAGTGTTAATTATGATCTCCTCTATTTCATCAGTCATTTATCCGCTGCCCCCGAATATACAATATATTGAATCTCCTGATGAAAAATAAGCATGAGATACATCATGTTTTGCAAAGTTATTGTACTGATAAAAGTATGCTACATCATGTGAACCTATAGTTAGGTTTTTGCCTTTGAAATTATGCCAGCACCCGTAACTGCTTGCAATATAATCCTCAATACATAAAATACCAAATGTATTTAAATCATTATAATGATAATTCATATGGTCATTATTGATGTCACCACCCTGATATTTTGGAGGAATTTTAAAATCAACATCATTTATTTTTACAGTTTTCCAATTGGAACTGTCAACTGCATTAGCACAGCCCATAGATATTATTAAAGCAATTAAAAGTAATGATAAGAAAAGCTTTTTTGAAAACATAGTAATCTATTTGTACTAACTTATATATAACATTTTATTAACAATATTTTAAAAATAAATTATAAAAGTTTATATATCTAAAAAACAAAAATAGTATTGTTCGTATTTTGATATATCTTATTTTTTTACGAATACGAACAATGGTGATGGTTAAAAATGAGTATTCGCTATTACTCCTTTAGTGGTGTTTAGGAGGATGAATACTCATTATATATTTAAATTAATTCATCTAATTTTTTACCGTATTCTTCAATTAACAAATAATCATTAGCTACAACATCCAATAACTGAGTCTTATAATCCTTAAATAATGCATCATCATCAAGAATCTTTTTTTTGTTATAAGGATAGCTATTTTTAATATTATAAATTTCCTGATTGATTTGGCTAATTGATTTTATGAAAACATCATCATCTTCAAAAATTGTTTTGCCCTCAGGAATTAGAATAGCCAGAGATCTCATAGAAGTTAAATCATAATTCTCAAAAGCATCTACAATTTCTTCAAACAAATCTTTCTCATAAATACTTTGAACAGGGTTAAAAGAAGGATGCAATTTATAAATTAAATCCAAATAAAGACTGTTTAAACTGTCCAAATCATCTTTAGACAACTCAAAATGAATATCTTTTCGTTCAATAGCTAAATCTAATTCGCCCATATATTTTTCCAACATGCCAACTGATTCTTCAAATTCAATATCCAGCTTTTCATCAATTTCAGATAAATCCTCACCCTGATTAAACAGCTCAATATATCTTTTAATCATTTCCAATTCAATATCCAAATTATAAGCTTCACATTCAAGAAAACCAAAACTAAGCAGATACATATCTTCAATTTTAGGACAGATATGAAACCTCAGTTCATCATATTCAAAAATTAATTCGGCTAATTTTTCCTTTAAACTAATTGACATTGTTAAAACCTTAATTCTATATATATGAATTAAACATATTTATAGATATATAGGTGATTTTAAATGGAAATAAAAGAAAATAACCTTAAAGAATTAATCGAAAAATACATGAGCATTGAAGAAACAGAAGAAAACCATGAAGAATTACATCAGTTAGGTCACGAAATCGACCATGTAATCTTTGACAATAATTTTTATCTTGTAACACATAATGACGGCGAAGAAAAAGAAATTGTTTCATTAATAGTAGGTGAAGATGATGAATACTTCATACCATTATATACAGATGATGAAGAAGTAAAAGAAGCAATTGAAATATTTAAAAAAGAGGACAGCGAAGCCGAGTTTGAAACTGAAATTGTATCATCAACAGACATATTGGAAACCTACTTAGATGATGATACTTTCCTTGGAATAGCTATTAACCCACCAAAATATGACTTTGTAATATTTAGTCAGAATGTCATTGAAGATCACCAGGACTGCTGCTGAATTTATACCAGGAGATATACTCTCCTTTTTCTTCAATTAGATAAAAAATGAAATTTATAAAGTTATTAAAATGAATATGGTAAAAATCATATTAAAACTTTTTTTCAATGTTAACAGCTAATTATAGAATAAACCATGCTATAAAATGTAATAAATAATTTAACATAAACAACCTATTGGAATTACTTTTACATCATCTTCTGTTGTATAAGCATATTTGCCGCCTGTAATAACTGCTAAAAATTTAGGTTCTTTGAAATTTTTTTCTTTTAATAAATTCTTCAGTTTTAATAAGTTTTTAGCTCCTTTTTCTATTTCATCACTACCTAATTTAAATTCAATTAAAGCATAATCACCATTTTCTAAATGTATTACACAATCAGCTTCTAAACCATTTCTATCATTATAATAAGAAATTTCTCCCCATTTCTTGCTGGTATAAACTCTTAAATCTCTAATACATAATGTTTCAAAAATAAAACCAAAAGTATTTAAATCATCCATTAAACTTTGTGGTGATAAACCTAGTGTTGCAACAGCAATAGATGGATCAATAAATTCTTTTTTAGGACTTGACCTAATAGAACTTTTAGACCGTATGCTTGGAGACCATGCTGGAACATCTTCTATGACAAACAACCTCTTCAATGCATTAATATAATTATAATATGTATTTTTACTAATATTTTGAAACTCAGCATTAATGTCTGCTAAAATAGTTGAGTTTGAAGCTAAAGTGGAAATATTTCTTGAATATGACCTTAAAATGTTTCTTACTTTTTGAGGATCGCGTTTAACATCATCAAAAGAGGAAACATTAATTTCACAAATGTTTTTCACATAAGATTTTGCTACAAACAATTGTGCTTTTTCAGATTTTTTATTTAA encodes the following:
- a CDS encoding SseB family protein; the encoded protein is MEIKENNLKELIEKYMSIEETEENHEELHQLGHEIDHVIFDNNFYLVTHNDGEEKEIVSLIVGEDDEYFIPLYTDDEEVKEAIEIFKKEDSEAEFETEIVSSTDILETYLDDDTFLGIAINPPKYDFVIFSQNVIEDHQDCC
- a CDS encoding ATP-binding protein, which translates into the protein MAFKYKSRLIDEEIDEYLEMIGAILIEGPKWCGKTTTAEQHAKSSIKLQDTDQSENYLRWAKIQPSILLEGEKPRLIDEWQMAPILWDAVRNSVDELHEDGLYILTGSTTIEDIEVMHTGTGRIHRVLMRTMSLYESGESNGKISILELFKNPCMNINGITSDLSVKDLIFAACRGGWPESLNKKSEKAQLFVAKSYVKNICEINVSSFDDVKRDPQKVRNILRSYSRNISTLASNSTILADINAEFQNISKNTYYNYINALKRLFVIEDVPAWSPSIRSKSSIRSSPKKEFIDPSIAVATLGLSPQSLMDDLNTFGFIFETLCIRDLRVYTSKKWGEISYYNDRNGLEADCVIHLENGDYALIEFKLGSDEIEKGAKNLLKLKNLLKEKNFKEPKFLAVITGGKYAYTTEDDVKVIPIGCLC
- a CDS encoding AMP-binding protein, whose protein sequence is MLFSEDTLADFFEKQVERLPDHEFLIYPDRNLRFTYSEFNERANNLAKGLLSIGVGKGDHVGIWAKNVPEWLTFMFATAKIGAVLVTVNTAYKSHELEYILKQSDMKALALTDRFRDNNYIDIIYELVPELKTCQRGKLNSEKFPFLKHVIHVGQDKHRGMYNTNELLLLGQNQDDVILKEIKKEFDNNDVVNMQYTSGTEGFPKGVMLTSRNILNDGYYIGENMNFSEEDRLCIQVPLFHCFGSVLGVMAVITHGSTIVMLEEFDPLLALSAIQKEKCTAIHGVPTMFIAKLTHPMFDMFDMSSLRTGIMAGSTCPVETMKEVIDKMNMTEITSVYGLTEASPGMTQTNASDTFEKKVNTVGTPFPNVEVKLIDPDTGEDITEVGKKGEIVCRGFNVMKGYYKNPEKTKEVIEDDGFLHSGDLATIDEDGYYSIVGRIKDMIIRGGENIYPREIEEFIYTIDGVQDVQVAGIPDEKYGEIVGAFIIKEEGSDLTEEDVRDYAISKIARYKVPKHVFFVDEFPLTTSGKIQKYKLGDIGLELLKKREN
- a CDS encoding class I SAM-dependent methyltransferase, with amino-acid sequence MNNKSFWNRYASVYDKIIGNKINNKELFNFILKYTGKDDRLIEAACGTGAFTCLLSPNLGEIIAFDYSEEMVKKAKNKTKNLNNVEVSVGDLNNINYEDNYFDVALAANVLHLLDKPETAISELTRVVKDNGILILPTYVKGNTFQRLMLKTLKLFVFESNEWSKNEYLCFLKNHNLEILDYDVFNAGQPLCVAIIKNSK
- a CDS encoding EF-hand domain-containing protein; translated protein: MKKTYAILVAVIFLISVSAVFAADSSKEIFLGGVKFSVPSNGEFTPDNTGYHTDKFGIDLIQDNSLPDEQNTIKNSSLTKMTLYHRDVLVIYSKSSDDFNVFYFSAGDKLFKASCKEDSDIKKLQDIVKNLPNSTLTTEEFYARLGTNPYSDTFNELDTNHDGKLSIDEFEELTEYIMEDSFWDGYSPEEVIISEFESLDSNRDGFLSYYEFSDRFGFI
- a CDS encoding manganese efflux pump MntP family protein, translated to MDTALISIIIIAIALAMDAFSVSLTKGFTQKNLTKSQILYYGLFFGFFQFMMPVIGYICGTTISSFVSTVAPWIAFFLLLAIGLNMIRESLGSDDEDIMDTFSFKELTLLAVATSIDAFAVGITFALLNMSLLLPCTIIGIVAFIFSIAGIFIGKKLGNYFGDKFEILGGVVLILIGIKILLGY
- a CDS encoding ketopantoate reductase family protein, whose translation is MNILIDGAGAVGLGLGASMLSQKANVSFYATGKTATAIKENGLERTGLFHHYSFTPDEYQVYDDYKDIPEKTFDYVFICSKTVANEDISKKLAKNKEILKDNCKIIIFQNGFANDEPFLRYFSKDEVYCARVITGFSRPQRHISEITVYTEPILLGSLQNADPDCLEKIAQMITASGIKCETTTEIDKYLWAKMLYNCALNPLGVILNCTYGKLTENEYSKNIMNSIIDEIFAVIKKSEYSTLWDSPDEYKKLFYSKLVPDTYNHYSSTYQDIQKKIKTEIDTLNGSVIRLGEKYDVDVSTNKIIYNLIKSIESEF
- a CDS encoding Ig-like domain-containing protein, giving the protein MNKIKYIILLFILLLLIIPTIVAVDDSMKADSTIIVNASNITVGDIEKITVHVNEDATGVINISVDGKNYSAPIDKGIATFKIDNLASGSYDVLASYDGDENYLPGTNTSSFNVEKPGASASVPVKANEKTKANSTIIVNTNNIAMGDSEKITVRVNEDATGSITITVDGKTYSAPIDKGLTTFKIDNLASGSYDVLASYDGDENYLPSTNTSSFSVGKHNAPISVSAKDVKEGENAVVHVSLPAGATGSVKVTVYDKSYTNQLIDGKTTVTVPDLAKGSYIVNVNYSGDDNYLANSTQVPLSVGKKAVEPPAIENSTDENLNDIGIDASTGLPIAILAIALIIIAAVVIVKRK
- a CDS encoding helix-turn-helix domain-containing protein, with the translated sequence MPNKNKIGEKIKTLMEVRNVSLEELANDSDVNIELVEKILNGEIIPSLTPLTKIARVLGVRIGTFIDDDEQTGPLVVRKGKSDKVVYFSGDENKTDDSNLEFYSLAAGKSDRNMEPFIIDFKVDAEESHELSSHEGEEFLYVLEGTIEVIYGQNNYVLETGDSIYYDSIVSHHVHSSNDETAKILAVIYTPVD
- a CDS encoding glutamate synthase-related protein → MKYQCQICGYIHDEEKEGKSFKELEKCPDCGSDVSNFEVMEEDTVYKTYECEVCHYVYDEEKEGSVLIKLGKCPVCGSPLSKFKAIQKVKYGTYQCKVCNYIHDEKSEKIPLKDLKECPDCKSDISNFEPIETNENNWLISFPEQYIRNDESVRHMDTIYKLCDSGKPITAPMATALPMPNWDDILILGNQLNPMPLEEDAEVSTTTIIGKNAKKPLVIESPIYVSHMSYGALSKESKVALAKGSFNAKTAMCSGEGGILPEVKNTAYKYIFEYVPNQYSVTDENLKTSDAIEIKIGQATKPGMGGLLPGDKVTPEIAKVRGKKAGEDIISPSRFPNINSKKDLKNLVDELRSKSEGCPIGIKIAAGYIENDLEFISYVKPDFITIDGRGGATGASPLLVRDATSVPTIFALYRARKYLDEHDLDIDLVITGGLRVSSDFAKALAMGADAIAIASASLIAVACQQYKLCDKGQCPVGVATQDKELRSRLKIDIGAKRLTNYLNASLEEIKTFARITGHNDIHDLNVSNLATFNSEISDYTNIKHV